One genomic region from Panthera tigris isolate Pti1 chromosome D1, P.tigris_Pti1_mat1.1, whole genome shotgun sequence encodes:
- the LOC102967801 gene encoding olfactory receptor 8J3-like, with product MAPGNLTPVTEFILMGVSDRPELQIPLFFVFLVIYGLTMAGNLGIITLTSVDSQLQTPMYFFLRHLAIINLGDSTVIAPKMLINFLVQKKTTSYYECATQLGGFLFFIVAEVLTLAVMAYDRYVAICNPLLYMVVVSPQICLLLVSLTYLYGFSTGIVVSYCIFSLSYCSSNVINHFFCDIVPLLTLSCSDTYFPETIVFISAATNLVLSLIIVVVSYFNIVLSILRMRSSEGRKKAFSTCASHMMAVTVFYGTLLFMYLQPQTNYSLDTDKIASVFYTLVIPMLNPMIYSLRNKDVKAALQRFLTISCYSLKSV from the coding sequence ATGGCTCCAGGGAACCTCACCCCGGTGACTGAGTTCATTCTCATGGGAGTCTCAGACCGCCCAGAGCTCCAGATTCcactcttctttgttttcctggtgATCTATGGGCTGACCATGGCGGGGAATCTGGGCATCATCACCCTCACCAGTGTTGACTCTCAGCTTCaaacccccatgtacttcttcctgcgCCATTTGGCTATCATCAATCTTGGCGATTCTACTGTCATTGCCCCTAAAATGCTGATCAATTTTTTAGTACAGAAGAAAACCACCTCATACTATGAATGCGCCACCCAACTGGGAGGgttcttatttttcattgtagCCGAGGTGCTCACGTTAGCTGTGATGGCttatgaccgctatgtggccatttGTAACCCCCTGCTTTACATGGTGGTGGTATCTCCACAGATCTGCCTTCTGCTGGTATCCCTCACATACCTCTATGGCTTTTCCACAGGTATTGTGGTTTCATATTGTatattttctctgtcttattgCTCTTCCAATGTAATCAATCATTTCTTCTGTGATATTGTCCCACTGTTAACATTGTCCTGCTCTGATACTTACTTTCCAGAGACAATAGTATTTATATCTGCAGCTACAAATTTGGTCTTATCCTTGATAATAGTTGTAGTATCttatttcaatattgttttgtcCATTCTAAGGATGCGTtcatcagaaggaaggaaaaaagcctTTTCCACATGTGCTTCACATATGATGGCTGTCACTGTGTTCTATGGGACCCTTCTCTTCATGTATTTGCAGCCTCAAACTAACTACTCATTGGATACCGATAAAATTGCTTCCGTGTTTTATACACTGGTGATCCCCATGTTGAATCCCATGATCTACAGCCTGCGGAATAAGGATGTGAAGGCTGCCTTACAGAGATTTCTAACAATTTCATGCTATTCTTTAAAATCAGTGTAA